A genomic stretch from Carassius auratus strain Wakin chromosome 35, ASM336829v1, whole genome shotgun sequence includes:
- the LOC113054689 gene encoding homeobox protein vex1-like, with amino-acid sequence MKGHFSIEWLSQSSQTLASTLPSNSWVSPGRDVPNTSGTASESLPGFYSRQKPENMENQEKRMEPAQSGNSLLCTSTQETGSNENIVQQHTYASEPGFSSSTEEEETSGYESEGGPSLSPGAPKAPAPSVSPSSGRRPRTAFTADQINSLEKAFKRNAYLGAQDKAELCKRLNLSDKQIRNWFQNRRMKLKRTVQDSLAHACQVKVASHMMHYSDLHSFRAAPYPSYYPAVQESPSYGPGFIYSPAASGGLPTLPVEALYRYSTLQSLPVHPSNPSMMSPYQPCHSQYYNTQ; translated from the exons ATGAAGGGGCATTTTTCCATCGAGTGGCTTTCTCAAAGCAGCCAGACCTTGGCATCCACACTTCCCTCAAACTCTTGGGTCTCTCCCGGCCGGGACGTCCCGAACACCTCTGGCACTGCATCTGAGAGCCTTCCTGGCTTCTACAGCAGACAGAAACCTGAAAACATGGAGAATCAGGAGAAACGTATGGAGCCAGCACAGTCCGGAAACAGTTTGTTGTGTACATCTACGCAAGAGACTGGGTCAAATGAGAATATCGTCCAGCAACACACTTACG CCTCAGAGCCAGGCTTCAGCAGCAgcacggaggaggaggagacatcAGGGTATGAGAGCGAGGGGGGCCCCTCTCTCTCACCCGGGGCCCCTAAAGCACCGGCCCCATCAGTGTCTCCCTCTAGTGGCCGCAGACCCCGAACCGCCTTCACCGCGGACCAGATCAACAGTCTGGAGAAAGCCTTTAAGAGGAACGCTTATCTGGGAGCCCAGGACAAAGCTGAGCTCTGCAAAAGGCTAAATCTGTCTGACAAACAG ATCAGAAACTGGTTCCAGAACCGACGCATGAAGCTGAAACGGACCGTTCAGGACAGTCTGGCTCACGCCTGCCAGGTCAAGGTGGCATCGCATATGATGCATTACTCCGATCTGCACAGTTTCCGTGCCGCTCCGTATCCCAGCTACTACCCGGCGGTTCAGGAGAGCCCATCTTACGGCCCGGGATTCATCTACAGCCCTGCTGCTTCCGGGGGCTTGCCGACCCTTCCTGTGGAGGCCCTGTATCGGTACAGCACCCTACAGAGCCTTCCTGTCCATCCCAGCAACCCGTCCATGATGAGTCCATACCAGCCCTGTCACTCACAGTACTACAACACTCAGTGA